TGCTTGCGGGCATAACCTCTTTGGTGCGGGTTCGGTGGAAGCTGCGATCTCGGTTGCCAAATGGCTGAAGGCAACGGGCACGCCCGGCACCATCCGCCTTTACGGCACCCCGGCTGAAGAAGGTGGCTCCGGCAAGGTTTATATGGTGCGCGCCGGCCTCTTTAACGATGTCGATTTCGTGCTGCACTGGCACGCTGGCGACCGCAACATGACCTCGGCAAGTTCGAACCTCGCCAACAAGTCGGCCAAGTTCCGCTTCCACGGCCTGTCTGCCCACGCTGCAGCTGCCCCGGAAAAAGGCCGTTCGGCGCTTGATGGCATCGAAGCCATGAACATGATGGTCAATATGATGCGCGAGCATGTGCCCGAGGAAAGCCGCATCCATTATGTGATCACCCGTGGCGGCTCGGCCCCGAACGTGGTCCCGGACTTTGCCGAGGTTTATTATTATGTCCGCAACCCGGATGCCGAGGTGGTGAAAGATATCTTTGACCGCGTTGTGTCGGCTGCAAACGGCGCGGCCATGGGCACCGGCACCACCGTTGACTATGAAATCGTTGGCGGCACCCATGCCCTTCTGATCAACGATACGCTGGCGCAAGTCGCTGACGAGAAGATGCGTGAAGTTGGCGGTGTCACCTACGATGCCGAGGAACAGGCCTTCGCCAAAACCCTTTATGCGACGCTGAAAGGCGCCGACATCACCATCGACAGCGCCCGCGACGTGCTGCCCTACGGCACCACCCGGTCGAGCGGATCGACGGACGTTGGTGACGTTTCGATGGCCGTGCCGACCGTTGGCATCCGCACCGCAACCTGGGTTCCGGGCACGCCGGCGCACTCGTGGCAGGCGATTGCCGCAAGCGGCATGTCGATCGGCTACAAGGGTGCCACGGTTGCCGCCCGCACACTCGCCAAGGTCGCGGCTGAACTTTACACCAACCCGGAACTTCGCGAGAAGGCGAAGGCCGAGTTTGAAAAACAACGCGGCGAGGACTTCAAATATGAAGCCCTCCTCGGGGACCGTCCGCCGGCCCTGAACTACCGCGACTGACGCTTATAGCCATTGCACGCGCCCGCCATTGCGCGTACAGGAGGGGGAAATTCGAACACGCCTGCGCCCACGCGCATCGCATACGGAGTTTCCCCCATGGCACTTCTTGAACTTGCCTTCTACCCGAACCCGGTCCTGAAAAAGCCTGCGGCCACCATTCAGGTGGTGGATGACGCCGTGAAGGCGCTTGCCGCCGACATGCTGGAGACCATGTATGACGCCCGCGGCCTCGGCCTTGCCGGCCCCATGGTTGGCCGCTCGGAGCGCATCTTCGTGATCGACCTGCAGGACGACGGCGTGAAAGCACCCAAAACCTACATCAACCCCGAAGTCGTCTGGGCCTCGGACGAGCTTCAGGAAGTGGTGGAAGCCTCGCTTTCCTATCCCGGCATCGAAGCCCCCATCGCGCGCCCCAAGGCCATCAAGATCGCCTACACGAACCTCGATGGTGAAATGGTCGTGGAAGAAACTGACGGCTTCCTTGCAACCGTGATCCAGCACGAGATGGATTATCTGGAAGGCAAGTCCTACCTTGACCTCCTGAAGCCGGTGAAGCGCAACTTGCTGATCACCCGCATGCAGAAATATATGAAGCGTCTGGCGCGCGGTTCCCATGTGCACGGCCCCGGCTGCGGGCATGACCATGACCATGATCACGACCATGACCACGATCATGGCCATGTGCACGGGCCGAACTGCAATCACTGAGATCAAGACACTGACGCCGGGCAATCCCCGGCGTCAGTCTTTTAAGGGTCAGCCGATGGCGCCGATCTCGAGGCCGATAAGGCCGGTGATATCGAGCATCAGCTCGTAGGCCTCGCGCATGGGCTCGAAGATCGTCGCGCGTTCCTTCTTGTAGCCCGCGCGTTCGCTGCTGTCGGTCGAGGGCTCGCCGAAATCGGCATCGCTGTCGCCGTTCGTGGTGGCAGGGAAGATATCCTTCAGCATCTGGATCGTGGCCGGCACATCCATATGCAGCAGGCGTTCGACCAGTTCGTCGAGCGAGACATTGAGCCGCGTCGAGAAGCGCGGCACTTCCATCGCTTTCAGGAACACGAAATGCATCAGCGCAAGCCGCAGCATGTGAAGCTGCGCCATCGTGGTTTGCGGGTTCGCCGAATGCCCTTCGAACATCGGCAGGGCATCGCGCAGTTCGCCCTCGTCGCGGCGCAACCGGCGGATCAGCGCCCCGATGTGGGGGCCGCCGCCCATGCCTTCAAGCGCCCGGGACAGTCGACGCTCGCCGCCATGCTCGCCCGCCTCACCGTCTGCGACATCGAGCCAGTAGCCCGGATCATAAAGCGACAGGTAAGCATCGAGCGCATGCACGTTGGAGCGGTCAAGGGCCGCTACCACGAGCGCTGTTACGCGCTGCAGCCGGTCCGATTTCTCATGCAGTTCCGCAAAACGGCTGGCCGACCGCGATACGGCGATACCGAAGCCCGCCACGCTGTTCACCATATAGCCAAGCTGTTGCAGCATGGCATTGTGCGGAATCGCGCGAATCTGCGAAACCGATTCGAGTCGGGGCACCTGCCCCTCGGCGGCCTGCCGTTTTGTAGCGCGCGAGCCCGTAGGGAACAGGAGGTTCGGCCCCATCTGGTCCAACAGGCGGACATAGCCCGGATGCTCCACCAGATGATCCTGATATTCCTTCAGCGTCAGGAAGAAATCGAGCGCCCAGCCGCTGTCATCATAGAAGGGATCTCCCTCGGCTTTCACAGGGGACAGGCGCACATCAAGGAAATCGGTGAGCGTGTTGAAGGCGGTGTCTTCATCCACGAACCACAGATAACCGTCCCCCCCCTGGAAGCTGACTTCGTGCTTGTGCGGTACATCAAGATCTTCAAGGAACTCCCGCACGCGCGGCGGCTGAGTATAAAGGAACCGGTCCTTCAGCGACGCCGGGTGCGCGCCCCGGCCGATGGATTCGCCGTGAGTATCGAAGAACAGTAGCTGCACGTCGCCGAGGCCCCGGCGTTTCCACAGGCGCACAAGGCGCAGCTTGAAACGCTCGATGGCAAGGCACGCCGCCGGCTGCCCGATGAATCGGCCCGAATCGGAGAATCCGAGCTGCACGCAGAAGCGCCCTTGCGCGCGGATATAGTCCACGAAGTGCGGGTTATCGAGCACTTCGGCAATCACCCGGTCGCCGCGCTGCAGGCCGATGGCGGTTTCAAACAGCGGCGAGATTTCCACATGATCTTCCACGCCGTAGCGGCGCGCATAATAAAGCGCAGTCAGGAGCGTGAAGGGTGTGTCCGATTCCGCGATCAGCAGGCGGATCGGGGTGCGGCCATCGAAATGTTTCTTGAACTGGGCGGCCAGCATGAACAGGCGTTTGGCTGTCGTTTGCTCGGCCGCTACGGTTCCGTAATGAACATTGGCGGGCTCGATGGATTCAAGAAGCCCGGCGATCGCCGAAAGATAATGGCGCCGCGTACCACTGCGGTCCGGCGCACGGTCGAGCCCGATTTCGCTGCGGATGGCGTTGTGCAGCTGTTCGGCATTCAGGCGGAAATGGATATGCGTGAGGCCAAGGCCCACATGGCGCCATTCAGCCCGGAAGGTTGCGATCTCGAGATGTGCCTTGGCCGGCAGGTCCGCCGCCACCAGCACCTCAAGTGCTGCATTGATCGACGAAAGCGCCGCTTCCTTGATAGCCCGGCGGCCGAGCGCAGCGCGGTTGAGCGCCGGCATGTCGTCCTTCAGGGTTTCAAGCTTTTCGATCCCGTCTGCGAAACAGCCCCGGAAGTCGCCCAGGCCTTTCTTGACCGCCGCGATGGCAGCCGCCACCGGCTTTTCAGCGCCGGCGCCGATTTCCTGTTCGACGCTGCCGAAATAGGTGGTCAGTTCATCAATCCCGGCAACTGCCGAGCGGCAGCGGAATTTCAGGCTCGTCGACCAGCCGATATCGGTGCGGCCATCAAGGTCGAACCCGACCCAGCTGGCAACCGAGACGAAGGATGGCGCCAAGAGGCGGGCGTCACCGGGATAAAGCTCTGCCGCCACACCAAGCGCCAGCCGGTTGACCCGGCGGATCGCCCGGCGGATAGAAAGACTGGCGCGCTCGGACGCAGCCAGTTCCTCGTCAAGGGAAGGACTGCGCTGCGAACGGTAGCGATCAAGCCGCGGGATATCGTCGGCCTCGCCTTTCAGGTAGCGCACAGCCGCGCGGGCGGCCTCGGCCGACAGGTTGAAGGTCGGGTGCGCGGTGATGACAAAGCCACCAAGCTCGCGCTCAAGGAGGCTCTGGAAGGCATCATAGGGCAGCAGTTTGCCGTCAGCATCATGCGCAAGGCCGCGGATCAGATCCTTGACGCGCTTCTCGTTGGCGCTGCGGCCGTTGGCGGTCCACTGGCCTTTCAGGCGGTCCAGCCGGTCTTTCAGAAGCTGGCGGCCAAGGCCGCGCAGTTCGGCATGCACATCGGCGATGCCGGTTTTGCCGTCAATCATGCGGGCAGCAAGCGCGCGGGCGGGCGCCAGAAAGGTGTTGCGATCATCCCTGGCTTCGGGGGCGACCGGCATCAGGACGGCAGACAAGGTTCGGTCGGTCATTGGCTCTCATTCCCAACTGTTGCACGGCGATGACGATTTTCGGGGCCCCGGCGACCTTTATAGTATTTTTATAATGCCGCGGGCCGGTCGCGGCGGAGGTCGGACACTAGCGCGTCTTTTGTTGCGGTGCATCAGTTTTTTTTGAAACTTTATTTCTTATTTTGGGCTTGCAGCCACAAAAGGGCGAGAAAACCGAGGAGTAGCAGCGGCGTGAGGCCCAGATGCGTCGCCCCTGCAACCCCGCGCGCCACCAGCGGCCACACGAAAAGGACGGCAACCATCGTCGCCTCTCTTCGTTGGAAGCCATGCTCGCGGCCATGCAACGCGAACAGCAGAAGCCCGGGCGCAAGGATCATCAGGTCATAATCCAGCACAAAGGGCGTGACGATCAGGGCACCTGTCACAAGTGCTGCAGCGCGCACACCGAGTGGCGCACCCCGCCGCCAGATCTGCCAGACAGCAAAAGCTGCGATGACCGCCGCGATACCATGCGCCACCATCGCCGCCATGTGCGGTACCCCGACAAGGCGCAGGCCGGTATAAAGGCTTTGCATCTTTGACCAGGGCACAAGTCCTTCGGCAAGCACCCGGGTGGCGAGCGTGCCCCCTTCCAGAAAGCCGATCCATGTGGCGGTCCCGAAGGCAAGCCAGCTTGCCCCTTGCAGAGCAATCGTGGTGACACCTGCCGCCATGATCGTCCGCCAATGCCCCCCGGCGAGCAGCGCAAGCGGCCACAGAAGGCCCAGATGCGGCTTGATGGTCAGAAGCCCGATGAAGATGCCCGCGAGCCATGGCCGCTTGTCGAGTGTGACAAGGGCGGCCCCCATCAGTGCGGCCGTCAGGAAGGCATTTTGCCCGTGCCCGAAG
The Gimibacter soli DNA segment above includes these coding regions:
- a CDS encoding phosphoenolpyruvate carboxylase; protein product: MTDRTLSAVLMPVAPEARDDRNTFLAPARALAARMIDGKTGIADVHAELRGLGRQLLKDRLDRLKGQWTANGRSANEKRVKDLIRGLAHDADGKLLPYDAFQSLLERELGGFVITAHPTFNLSAEAARAAVRYLKGEADDIPRLDRYRSQRSPSLDEELAASERASLSIRRAIRRVNRLALGVAAELYPGDARLLAPSFVSVASWVGFDLDGRTDIGWSTSLKFRCRSAVAGIDELTTYFGSVEQEIGAGAEKPVAAAIAAVKKGLGDFRGCFADGIEKLETLKDDMPALNRAALGRRAIKEAALSSINAALEVLVAADLPAKAHLEIATFRAEWRHVGLGLTHIHFRLNAEQLHNAIRSEIGLDRAPDRSGTRRHYLSAIAGLLESIEPANVHYGTVAAEQTTAKRLFMLAAQFKKHFDGRTPIRLLIAESDTPFTLLTALYYARRYGVEDHVEISPLFETAIGLQRGDRVIAEVLDNPHFVDYIRAQGRFCVQLGFSDSGRFIGQPAACLAIERFKLRLVRLWKRRGLGDVQLLFFDTHGESIGRGAHPASLKDRFLYTQPPRVREFLEDLDVPHKHEVSFQGGDGYLWFVDEDTAFNTLTDFLDVRLSPVKAEGDPFYDDSGWALDFFLTLKEYQDHLVEHPGYVRLLDQMGPNLLFPTGSRATKRQAAEGQVPRLESVSQIRAIPHNAMLQQLGYMVNSVAGFGIAVSRSASRFAELHEKSDRLQRVTALVVAALDRSNVHALDAYLSLYDPGYWLDVADGEAGEHGGERRLSRALEGMGGGPHIGALIRRLRRDEGELRDALPMFEGHSANPQTTMAQLHMLRLALMHFVFLKAMEVPRFSTRLNVSLDELVERLLHMDVPATIQMLKDIFPATTNGDSDADFGEPSTDSSERAGYKKERATIFEPMREAYELMLDITGLIGLEIGAIG
- a CDS encoding glycosyltransferase family 87 protein, whose protein sequence is MTGRAGIPRWMTAERLTAYPAMLIAFYVVALAAWILLADGIIDRNGKPLGTDFISFHAAATLAVDGTPELAYEAKAHHARETAIAGEDVGYYSFSYPPGFLMLLAPFGLLPYPLALLLWLGLTLAALLYVVRQMTPDKAAILLLLAFPATFVTFGHGQNAFLTAALMGAALVTLDKRPWLAGIFIGLLTIKPHLGLLWPLALLAGGHWRTIMAAGVTTIALQGASWLAFGTATWIGFLEGGTLATRVLAEGLVPWSKMQSLYTGLRLVGVPHMAAMVAHGIAAVIAAFAVWQIWRRGAPLGVRAAALVTGALIVTPFVLDYDLMILAPGLLLFALHGREHGFQRREATMVAVLFVWPLVARGVAGATHLGLTPLLLLGFLALLWLQAQNKK
- a CDS encoding amidohydrolase; amino-acid sequence: MRKLTAWALAASVFTAPCMAADATPDGAVSYDHIAKMSRSIWDYAEVGYKETKSSKLLQDTLKKAGFKVEAGVADIPTAFEATYGSGGPVIAILAEFDALPGISQDASPERHILEEKKAGHACGHNLFGAGSVEAAISVAKWLKATGTPGTIRLYGTPAEEGGSGKVYMVRAGLFNDVDFVLHWHAGDRNMTSASSNLANKSAKFRFHGLSAHAAAAPEKGRSALDGIEAMNMMVNMMREHVPEESRIHYVITRGGSAPNVVPDFAEVYYYVRNPDAEVVKDIFDRVVSAANGAAMGTGTTVDYEIVGGTHALLINDTLAQVADEKMREVGGVTYDAEEQAFAKTLYATLKGADITIDSARDVLPYGTTRSSGSTDVGDVSMAVPTVGIRTATWVPGTPAHSWQAIAASGMSIGYKGATVAARTLAKVAAELYTNPELREKAKAEFEKQRGEDFKYEALLGDRPPALNYRD
- the def gene encoding peptide deformylase; translated protein: MALLELAFYPNPVLKKPAATIQVVDDAVKALAADMLETMYDARGLGLAGPMVGRSERIFVIDLQDDGVKAPKTYINPEVVWASDELQEVVEASLSYPGIEAPIARPKAIKIAYTNLDGEMVVEETDGFLATVIQHEMDYLEGKSYLDLLKPVKRNLLITRMQKYMKRLARGSHVHGPGCGHDHDHDHDHDHDHGHVHGPNCNH